The genomic DNA ATTCTGATTTGCAtctttcttcttaaaaaaaattaaaaaatttagtagtttaatttttatttcctgATGAGAGTGTTTTATCATGCCTCTTTTAtcaggtgatttttttttttttttgctattttaatGCTTATCagtaattttctttctttactacttctttttaggtttcttgtaaataaaattaaaattaatgtaTTATTGTTTTCGAAGATAATATATTACTCTTTTTCGAGCTTGAGTTTATATCTTTAGCtataaaacacacataaaaaggagaaacaaaGTAAATAGTTTTATTTGGGTCAGCAAAATTGAATTATTatgaataaagaaataataatagagGAGAAGTTATAAAAGGCGGGCCAATGATGAATTAGTTATGGGACAAGAACATGCACTATCTGCTGGCATGTTCCCTTCAGGCTTCAAGCATCACCTACTTCCCCTGTTTTAATTCTGATATTTTTCTAATCtccaaaaaagattaaaaatgcaaaagctattagtattaatttatttcatacaTGACCCCACGATCTTGTTTGATCATCATCAGCTTTAGAATCCCAAGTTCTCTGAATCTATGATCTATTATACTCATCAGTGATAAGTTCCACAGATACAGTTTATACATTAATAATTGTATGTATGTATCTAAACAGTGTGTGTTAACCTTCACATAATGatattattgtattattttcttgcaaaattgtgatttattttcaaaactacTTTCGggatattttagaatatttcttGAAAAAATTATTACCATCTTTATGtacaaaaaacatcaaaacacacacaaaaatatcaaCTGCTGACAAGTGACaagtagaaaaataaataaatccttGAATCAGAACTTAGAAgtcccaacaaaaaaattaaacatatactaatatgtatgtgtgtatattatatggtttttcAAGAAATAGAGTGTCTCCGATCTTTCGGTGGTTTGGTTCTGCCTCTACCGCTGTATGGCGTGATGCCAAAAGGGTTTAGCTTTCCGAGTTTTCTTGAAACAGAGTTTATGAATGACTTTCTTGGCAATGGAGGCTTATCCATGGAAGTAGTTGAGATTGGTGAATTTGGATTGGTGCTGatggttgatgaagatgatttcttgtcactctctttctcaaactctttaagcttcattttcattttcagaaGTTCCAGCTTCAAGTCCTGGTTTTCGCGTTTAAGCTTGGAGAGTTCGTCGTTGTAGGAGCTGAGTTTAGGAGGAAGAACAGCTGCTGCTGGTGGAGGTGGGGCTGGAGAATCTGAGTCGTTAGTGACTTCTCCTCGTAGACGTTGTTGTTCGTAGTAAAGGACTTGAACAATAGTCTGAACGGGAAGACGATCATTCTGAGCTGCATGCGCGCAGGCTTCTCGCGATAGTTTTTGACAATCCATTAGGCTGCACACTTTCTTCCTCTCTACATCACTCATATTCGGGTGCGcctgcaagaaaaaaacatagttgTTCACCAGAGATCTCTTATGATTTTAAGTGAGGTTTTAGCTCTTTAGTCTTGAGTTATGGCAAAAAGGAAATTTGTTGtcataattatatgaaaatgtcAAGTATCTATCAGTTTCAGGACCACTCTATGCAAATGTCAGACATTTACCAGTTTTTGTACTCATCAAAACGGATCCAGTACATGATCAATATATTGCAAATGTAAATATTTACTAGCTTACTATATTACCTTAAGGTAGATGTCGACGGCTCGATACATGCCATCTTCAGTAACCCTGGACTGTTCAGGAATAAGCTCAGCTAAACCGATGAACTTCTGCAAGCTCACATTTCTATCCGAAGCAATTTCAGCCATATAATTCTCCAACAATTTACCAACACGTTCCATATCACCAGCAAGATCAACACCATTATTGCTTATGCGGACTCCTTCAACTTCAAACTCGAGATAATTCATGAGAATGCGTTGAACAGTGTCTGTATCAAACAAAGAGTGATCTCCAGTGAATGAATAAGAAGGAATCAAGAGATCGTCGAGCACTGCTTGTCCTAATTGTAATCCCAATCTCTTTTCCAAGTCAAGTCTACAAGCAACCGTTGTTTCAAGGTATATCGCTGCACGTAGAAGCATCGAGAGAAAGCTAACGGACATTGCATTTTTCTCTCGAGGAAGAAGGCTTACGATTGTTTCAAGAATCACTCTTTTCTCGTGTTCTTGTTTTGGTTCAATCTTCTTCATTCCTTTCCCGAAAATCTCCTGCATTtgcaaagaaaaggaaaaaacaactTCAACAAAAGAGGAGACTCAACAGAACCAAAATGGTATCTGTGTTTGTAGGAAACTCACCAACCCTCGAAGAGATTTCTGAGCATAGAGCATAAGCACTGGACCAAGTCCATACTGCTTAAACCCTCTAGCCATCATTGCAATCAGTACACGTTGAAACGAATCAATCCTAAGAACCGTTAAGTCTTCCGCCCACCAATCAACCACAGGCTGTTTGCTCTGTTGCTGAACCACAACCTCATTGTTACCGCTATTACTTGAAGAAGGACTACAAAAGTGGCTCTCTTGACAGGTCATATAAGCAATCGCATCAATGCAACGGCTCACAAGTTTCACTCTTTCAGCAGTGGGCAACAATTCCTCTGATTTATGCAAGACTGTGATTGAACTGGATAAGCTCTTGAGAGCTACTTCGTTCAAGTAAGCTTCAGCTCTTACGACGAGATTTTCCACAGAGTGTTCCTCTGTCATCTCTAGATACTCTGCTGCACATCGCAGCATGGCAATGTTCTCTGTGCTCATATCGAAGTTAATGCCATAGCAGAACTTAGCCGCTAGCTCGAATGCTTCAGAGCCTCCGGGGATATCCAGGATTTTTATAACGGAGGAATCTGAATCTTTGTTTGATTCCGACATAAGTTTCTTGATAAACCCACATTTTGACAAGAGTGGAAACTGCAAGATTCAGATGAGAGAATAATGAATCGGCAAGAATGGGAACATGTCATTGGTTTTACATCATAGAGATTGATCGGTAAATATAGATCTAGAAACTACCTTGTGCAGTGAAAACGAAGCTTCTCCAACATGAACGGTGACATCACTAGAGACTTCCTGAGAAGAAATCCTGAAACGATGCAAAAACAAGAGTAGATTGTTATGTtttatcacaaagaaaagaaggttCCATAGCTCGAAAGATTGAGaaactaaatattatttaagaagagaatgagaaaccATTCACTGGTTCTCTTCATGGCTGAGGACAAAAGATCTTTCTTCTTTGCTGACATATTACGAACACTTAGGTGGTAGAAACTTCTCACTCAAGAAATTCACCATGGAACACTATTTCAAGTCCAACTCATGAAGAAGACGTGCCGTAACGTActaaaagagagaataagatCAAGCAAAAGAGCTTCTTCCCCACTTTTCCTCTATTAATTGTGACCAAACAGAGAACCCAAAATTccccaaaacaaagaaaaccacAAACTACCGAGAGGAATGAAGGGTAATTATGTAATTCTCATGGAGAGTACAAGATAGAGCGTCTGTCTAAGGAGGGAGTGTATGTGGTAATggattggtttaaaattttttagaaGAGTCCAAGTGGATCAGACACACATCTTTCAgaccaaaacaaataattccaaaagagagcaaaacaatgagtatTGATTCCTCTCCACAAATGTATATATCtacatatacaatatataatggTAGGTATATATTGGTTTATGGTAATGAGACGAGAGGGTACGAGTATAAGTAAGCAAGCTACCGAATCTTGGTTTTGTGACCGAACATGAATGAGATAGGATATTTGTCCCTACAAAGAGTCATATCATCTTTaaattcttcctcttttttttctgataattgAAGTCACTATATGCCTCAACATTTTGATTGAGACTCAACTCAATCTTGCAATAAATGGTGTCGCTGAATAATATAAAACGTCCTCAacgaaaaattcaaaatttccaaATAGTTGATGgtaataaaaacagagaataatGGTACATAAGAGTCTGAGTTTTTTTTACCTCTAGTTGTTTTCATGGCTNACCCCCTCAGCGAAATCTCTCTCGGACGTTTCCGGTAGTACTCCGATCGATCGAATCGATCCAGATTCTCTCGTCGAGATCTCTGATTTTAACCAGACGCGGGTGATGTCGAAAGCTCGTGTTTACACCGACGTTAACGTGATTCGACCCAAGGATTATTGGGATTACGAGTCGCTCATTGTTCAATGGGggtaagatttttaaaaccCTAGAATTAGCCGTCACGGATActggttttgtgttttcatgTTGTGATCAGCTGAATTGGTATTTGTAAAGGacttttctagggttttttttagtGAATTTGATGTTCAGTTCGCTTTGGATTTGCTTCTAGATTAAGCTAATCTAATGAAGAAACTTTTGCTTTTATCTATTAAAagatgaatttggtttttagtttagTATAGCTTGCATTTTATTCTGCTATTGCaatgatgttttagttaaagttttgattttgttctttgctCTCTCAGGGAGCAAGATGATTATGAGGTAGTAAGGAAGGTCGGGCGTGGAAAATATAGTGAAGTCTTCGAAGGTGTTAATGTGAACAGCAAGGAGAAGTGCGTAATCAAAATCCTCAAAcctgttaagaaaaaaaaggtgactttttttttacagtgtTTTGGATTTGATTAGTTTGTGTAATTGAGGTTGTTTCTTGAGTTTTCTATTGATCTTTTTCTTCTGTAGATAAGAAGAGAGATTAAAATACTCCAGAACCTATGCGGTGGACCAAATATTGTCAAGCTGTTTGATGTTGTTAGAGATCAACATTCANTTCCTCCATTATTTGCCTCAGGTCTTAACTCTTCCGAATGAGTAAAGATAATCTTGAGTCCTCCTCAACATTGAAATCATCCAAATTCAAGAAAAAGTAATCTGATGTTAACACCTTGTAGACTCCCACACTATACATTGAACTGTCTTCATCCATCCACATGCCATCGAGATGTCTCAAAATGCCTAATTTCTAATCAAGAACCCTGCCTGCCTCAACTTCTTAAAAACAACCATATACAGTATAGCGTAATCTTCGGGCGTATCTACGACTACGACAACTTAGCTgtcggaaaaaaaaactcattgaTAATGATAGTGATAGGATTCTGCTCAATCTTTAAATGGCTTTGTCGCAGCTCCTTCAATTCTTAATCTTGCACAGATGAATCGTGGGGACGACACAAATACAAAAGCTTCCACCTTTATCTTGTCTCGAACTTTTTCTTGCCTATTATTGCAAACTTTCTCGAGAATTAGCAATCTTTAAATTAACATATACCCACCGATCCAAATCTCGCAAATTCCGAAATCCAGAAACTTTTCACAAAATCGAGAATCCAAAATTTCCCCAATTTGAAAACCCTAACATTGAGTATGAGCGAGTGGACTAAGTAAATTGGGCCATAAAGCCCAGTATATCAGGCCTTTTTGGTAAATTTAATTAGCGCAATTTCAAAAACTACGCAAAATCCTAACATTGAGTATGAGCGGGTGGACCAAGTATAATGGGCCATAAAGCCCAGTATGTAAGGCCTTTTCGGTAAATTTAATTGGCGCAATTATACAAAAACTACGCAAAAGAAAATAGGAAATCAGAATCAGGTGCGGAAGAGCGTAGTGAATGATAAATAcgctattcttcttcttcttctccttcttcctcttcttcgaatCTCCTCTACGACGTCTCTTGTTAGTGTGCGCCGTCTTAACCTTACGTGCGCCGTTGGCGCACTCTCCTATCTTACGCTCGTCTCTCTTCACCCCCTCAGCGAAATCTCTCTCGGACGTTTCCGGTAGTACTCCGATCGATCGAATCGATCCAGATTCTCTCGTCGAGATCTCTGATTTTAACCAGACGCGGGTGATGTCGAAAGCTCGTGTTTACACCGACGTTAACGTGATTCGACCCAAGGATTATTGGGATTACGAGTCGCTCATTGTTCAATGGGGGTNNNNNNNNNNNNNNNNNNNNNNNNNNNNNNNNNNNNNNNNNNNNNNNNNNNNNNNNNNNNNNNNNNNNNNNNNNNNNNNNNNNNNNNNNNNNNNNNNNNNNNNNNNNNNNNNNNNNNNNNNNNNNNNNNNNNNNNNNNNNNNNNNNNNNNNNNNNNNNNNNNNNNNNNNNNNNNNNNNNNNNNNNNNNNNNNNNNNNNNNNNNNNNNNNNNNNNNNNNNNNNNNNNNNNNNNNNNNNNNNNNNNNNNNNNNNNNNNNNNNNNNNNNNNNNNNNNNNNNNNNNNNNNNNNNNNNNNNNNNNNNNNNNNNNNNNNNNNNNNNNNNNNNNNNNNNNNNNNNNNNNNNNNNNNNNNNNNNNNNNNNNNNNNNNNNNNNNNNNNNNNNNNNNNNNNNNNNNNNNNNNNNNNNNNNNNNNNNNNNNNNNNNNNNNNNNNNNNNNNNNNNNNNNNNNNNNNNNNNNNNNNNNNNNNNNNNNNNNNNNNNNNNNNNNNNNNNNNNNNNNNNNNNNNNNNNNNNNNNNNNNNNNNNNNNNNNNNNNNNNNNNNNNNNNNNNNNNNNNNNNNNNNNNNNNNNNNNNNNNNNNNNNNNNNNNNNNNNNNNNNNNNNNNNNNNNNNNNNNNNNNNNNNNNNNNNNNNNNNNNNNNNNNNNNNNNNNNNNNNNNNNNNNNNNNNNNNNNNNNNNNNNNNNNNNNNNNNNNNNNNNNNNNNNNNNNNNNNNNNNNNNNNNNNNNNNNNNNNNNNNNNNNNNNNNNNNNNNNNNNNNNNNNNNNNNNNNNNNNNNNNNNNNNNNNNNNNNNNNNNNNNNNNNNNNNNNNNNNNNNNNNNNNNNNNNNNNNNNNNNNNNNNNNNNNNNNNNNNNNNNNNNNNNNNNNNNNNNNNNNNNNNNNNNNNNNNNNNNNNNNNNNNNNNNNNNNNNNNNNNNNNNNNNNNNNNNNNNNNNNNNNNNNNNNNNNNNNNNNNNNNNNNNNNNNNNNNNNNNNNNNNNNNNNNNNNNNNNNNNNNNNNNNNNNNNNNNNNNNNNNNNNNNNNNNNNNNNNNNNNNNNNNNNNNNNNNNNNNNNNNNNNNNNNNNNNNNNNNNNNNNNNNNNNNNNNNNNNNNNNNNNNNNNNNNNNNNNNNNNNNNNNNNNNNNNNNNNNNNNNNNNNNNNNNNNNNNNNNNNNNNNNNNNNNNNNNNNNNNNNNNNNNNNNNNNNNNNNNNNNNNNNNNNNNNNNNNNNNNNNNNNNNNNNNNNNNNNNNNNNNNNNNNNNNNNNNNNNNNNNNNNNNNNNNNNNNNNNNNNNNNNNNNNNNNNNNNNNNNNNNNNNNNNNNNNNNNNNNNNNNNNNNNNNNNNNNNNNNNNNNNNNNNNNNNNNNNNNNNNNNNNNNNNNNNNNNNNNNNNNNNNNNNNNNNNNNNNNNNNNNNNNNNNNNNNNNNNNNNNNNNNNNNNNNNNNNNNNNNNNNNNNNNNNNNNNNNNNNNNNNNNNNNNNNNNNNNNNNNNNNNNNNNNNNNNNNNNNNNNNNNNNNNNNNNNNNNNNNNNNNNNNNNNNNNNNNNNNNNNNNNNNNNNNNNNNNNNNNNNNNNNNNNNNNNNNNNNNNNNNNNNNNNNNNNNNNNNNNNNNNNNNNNNNNNNNNNNNNNNNNNNNNNNNNNNNNNNNNNNNNNNNNNNNNNNNNNNNNNNNNNNNNNNNNNNNNNNNNNNNNNNNNNNNNNNNNNNNNNNNNNNNNNNNNNNNNNNNNNNNNNNNNNNNNNNNNNNNNNNNNNNNNNNNNNNNNNNNNNNNNNNNNNNNNNNNNNNNNNNNNNNNNNNNNNNNNNNNNNNNNNNNNNNNNNNNNNNNNNNNNNNNNNNNNNNNNNNNNNNNNNNNNNNNNNNNNNNNNNNNNNNNNNNNNNNNNNNNNNNNNNNNNNNNNNNNNNNNNNNNNNNNNNNNNNNNNNNNNNNNNNNNNNNNNNNNNNNNNNNNNNNNNNNNNNNNNNNNNNNNNNNNNNNNNNNNNNNNNNNNNNNNNNNNNNNNNNNNNNNNNNNNNNNNNNNNNNNNNNNNNNNNNNNNNNNNNNNNNNNNNNNNNNNNNNNNNNNNNNNNNNNNNNNNNNNNNNNNNNNNNNNNNNNNNNNNNNNNNNNNNNNNNNNNNNNNNNNNNNNNNNNNNNNNNNNNNNNNNNNNNNNNNNNNNNNNNNNNNNNNNNNNNNNNNNNNNNNNNNNNNNNNNNNNNNNNNNNNNNNNNNNTTCTGTAGATAAGAAGAGAGATTAAAATACTCCAGAACCTATGCGGTGGACCAAATATTGTCAAGCTGTTTGATGTTGTTAGAGATCAACATTCAAAAACTCCTAGCCTTATATTTGAATATGTTAACAGTACAGACTTCAAAGTTCTGTATCCTACTTTGACTGACTACGACATTCGTTACTATATATACGAGCTGTTGAAGGTAAACATGTGTTATCAgtttagattataatttttataagtgtTGTATTTGATTACATACTTACATTTTATTCGACTACTTGTTGTAGGCACTGGACTTCTGCCATTCACAAGGAATAATGCACAGAGATGTCAAGCCTCACAATGTTATGATTGACCATGAGCTGCGTAAGCTTCGTCTTATAGATTGGGGTCTCGCTGAGTTTTACCACCCTGGAAAAGAGTATAATGTCCGTGTTGCCTCAAGGTATGTATGGTTTTCTTTTATACCCTTTATCTCACTATCTAGCGGTAGCCAAAGCTTCACTGTGATGTTTTATCTCTCCTAATGTGTATCAGATACTTTAAGGGACCTGAACTTCTCGTGGACTTACAAGACTATGATTATTCATTGGATATGTGGAGCCTTGGTTGTATGTTTGCTGGGATGGTAAGTGCATGATGTAACATTTGGAAGACGTTCATTTTTCCTCAATATAGTTATTTTGGTGATCTGATTTATTACCTAATTAATCTTCATTCGTTCTGTTAGATATTCCGTAAGGAACCTTTCTTCTATGGCCATGACAATCAGGATCAACTAGTGAAAATCGCCAAGGTATTATCTCAGTATTAGCATGTAGCAGATCTTCCTCCCTTTTCCATTATCCTCATGAATCCTCCTTCTCATTCACAGGTACTTGGGACCGATGAATTGAACGCTTATCTGAACAAGTATCAGTTAGAGCTTGAGCCACAACTCGAAGCACAAGTTGGACGGTACGTGCTACTTAAGAATTATAATGGTTATTTTGTAATCTCTGAGCTTATAATTTCCATGTAATGAGCTAAAAGCTAagaattgtatttttttgttcattgtgGAACACAACACACAGGCATAGCAGGAAACCTTGGTCCAAATTCATCAACGCAGACAATCAGCATTTAATCTCACCCGAGGTTTACTCATTTTCTTGATTCCTTTGTATAGAAAATGGTTTAGTAGGGTTTTAACGTGTTATGGTCTTAAACCGTGCAGGCGATTGATTTCCTCGACAAGCTGCTCCGGTATGATCATCAAGACAGATTAACTGCAAAAGAAGCCATGGTACGTATTATGCTTcagagaacaaagaagaagccgcgttttgttttttaatcacATGTTAGAggtgaattaataataataataatacacttTGTTGATTTGATGACAGGGACACGCTTACTTCGCCCAAGTTAGGGCAGCAGAAACCAGCAGAAtgagaaatcaatgaaactcaGAGATATGTCTGTAAAACTTtctggtgatgaagatgatgttcatCTTTTCTTCAAGTATTACTATATCAAGGTGATGTTTCTTCTACAATTTGTCCTGAAGTATCTGAATCgtcttatattttaaatatttttttttacggaTTGTATGTTGTTATTTAAGTATGNaaaaaaaaaaaaaaaaaaaaaaaaaaaaaaaaaaaatcaaagaagattaAAACTTAACCGGAACACTCACGTACTTACGAACTAGGTGCTTctccacgcaacgcgtgggttgtggtgtagttggcattttcttgtttttttggtcttttttgttttcttttttgtattagttcgttttaattaggcatatacgggtaTTGCCgtcatttttattaatacactatatgtttatatcatttcgttcagatgtgtataattgtggcgtttactttttatgaattatgaagatgttgttttttgcttttgaggatccaat from Camelina sativa cultivar DH55 chromosome 2, Cs, whole genome shotgun sequence includes the following:
- the LOC104744746 gene encoding casein kinase II subunit alpha-1 encodes the protein MSKARVYTDVNVIRPKDYWDYESLIVQWGEQDDYEVVRKVGRGKYSEVFEGVNVNSKEKCVIKILKPVKKKKIRREIKILQNLCGGPNIVKLFDVVRDQHSKTPSLIFEYVNSTDFKVLYPTLTDYDIRYYIYELLKALDFCHSQGIMHRDVKPHNVMIDHELRKLRLIDWGLAEFYHPGKEYNVRVASRYFKGPELLVDLQDYDYSLDMWSLGCMFAGMIFRKEPFFYGHDNQDQLVKIAKVLGTDELNAYLNKYQLELEPQLEAQVGRHSRKPWSKFINADNQHLISPEAIDFLDKLLRYDHQDRLTAKEAMGHAYFAQVRAAETSRMRNQ
- the LOC104744736 gene encoding BTB/POZ domain-containing protein At5g67385 codes for the protein MSAKKKDLLSSAMKRTSEWISSQEVSSDVTVHVGEASFSLHKFPLLSKCGFIKKLMSESNKDSDSSVIKILDIPGGSEAFELAAKFCYGINFDMSTENIAMLRCAAEYLEMTEEHSVENLVVRAEAYLNEVALKSLSSSITVLHKSEELLPTAERVKLVSRCIDAIAYMTCQESHFCSPSSSNSGNNEVVVQQQSKQPVVDWWAEDLTVLRIDSFQRVLIAMMARGFKQYGLGPVLMLYAQKSLRGLEIFGKGMKKIEPKQEHEKRVILETIVSLLPREKNAMSVSFLSMLLRAAIYLETTVACRLDLEKRLGLQLGQAVLDDLLIPSYSFTGDHSLFDTDTVQRILMNYLEFEVEGVRISNNGVDLAGDMERVGKLLENYMAEIASDRNVSLQKFIGLAELIPEQSRVTEDGMYRAVDIYLKAHPNMSDVERKKVCSLMDCQKLSREACAHAAQNDRLPVQTIVQVLYYEQQRLRGEVTNDSDSPAPPPPAAAVLPPKLSSYNDELSKLKRENQDLKLELLKMKMKLKEFEKESDKKSSSSTISTNPNSPISTTSMDKPPLPRKSFINSVSRKLGKLNPFGITPYSGRGRTKPPKDRRHSIS